The genomic interval AAAGACTTacctctgctgctctgctgcggCCAGAAACATCCCAGGACTGAGACTCTGCGAtgttagatttgatttcaactgAAAGTAtcacttcttttttcttattctttattGACAAGCagcatttattataaatatctATGTTTCATTTGAACATTGTTTCCTGTTAAGAGCTGGCCTTGACTGTGTTGATTTTTAATTGTTGGCTGGGTACTCTCACAGGCCTGGGTCTAACCTGCAGCCTCGGTGTGAACGCTCGTGTCAGAGGTGACCTACATCCAAATATAAGCGTGTGCTCGCACATCCACGCACATAGAAATGTATAATTCTTACGCTGGATGctattaaaacaaactcagctcTTGCAATACAATGACCCACCCATCCCTGGAGAGAGTGCCCTCCTTTGTGTCCATCTgaacagattaaatgttttctgcacaCTGGCTGGATTTacacagcaggaagaagaaatcTTGTCCCTTCAGCTGTGTGAATCCATCCAGTGTCGCGCACCTCCTCTgaagttttataatttaaatactGCCTTCCATTGTACAATGAtctgatgatgataataaatgggagaaatcagcttttttttaatttaacctaaaaacttaaaatgaccACAATTGCTCTCATTAAGAAAAGACAGGAAAGTAGTTTGTTCTTCATATTAACTAGCCTGTGGCGCCATCTACTGGTCAACAACCTACATGCAAGCATAAGATTCAACATGTTCTGATTcatgctcaataatccaggcagataaatctaacaaggtcgagtcaggtcctctggacgggTTCTTCTTTGCTGAAACGTTCTTCAGACTGAGGAGCTGCAAGCAAACTCAGCCTTATCAGCAGAAACCTTCGCGTAGAGAATCAACCAGCAGCCAGTGGCGTGAAAACTAGTTGTTTACGTGCAGCCAGGGTGGGCCCTGATGGCTGCTTACTATTCACAGAGGGTCTGATACTCGCAATGACAGCATTGTAAGGACTGGTTCTcttcacaaagatggcttccttttaCTCCTCTCTCAAACCAACGTTCCTCTCTCTATCAGGGATGTGCACATCTTCATCCCTGAAGGAGTGACCCTCAGAGTCCAGGCCTGATGATGTCATCCTTTTGGCCAGAGGCTGCTTTCTTTCCCCCGATGTACACCTGATCACAGTCCTCCTGGCACTTATCAGCACACACAACATGACTCTGTTTGTGCCAGGGGAACCCACTAGATGCAACAAGTCAGAAATTATGACATTTTTGTTGATAATTTCACCCCCAGAACAGATAAAATATGAagtactttcatttatttagattttatggTGGTTTAATAATagaactgtaaaaagaaaactatgagCCCAAGTACTTgaatttcttcttctgctacaaCTTGTGAGCTTTTAGGCCACAAAGGCTCTTCCTacctttttaataattaaaaggcAGCGACTAGGAGCGTgcctaaataaaaaaggggcTCACTTCAGCAGAAACCCGTGTTTCAGCTCGTCTTCCGGCTCCTGCACGAAGCGTGAGACTCCAGTGTAAAACGCTCTGCCCGCCACTTCCACCACCACGGCCCTGAAGTCTCCGCACGCCATCTCctgaagagaaacaggaaatacaGACGTGTGGAGGTTCACCTCTGGCTCTTAGGTAAGGTTTGTTGGGGGTCAGCTTGGTGAAAACGGGAGCAGAAgtcagtttttagtttaaaccacGTCAAAGCTTTTATTATAACAGCTCccatcaaaagaaaaacagattatttaataaaaatatagtttatATTGACACTCCCTGATTGGTTTATTTTGTCTAATTGGCTAAATTCAGTCCAGCCGTCGGTTTGATCTGATGTGACTCAACTTCCAGAAAGTGGAAGCTgaaatagaaaattaaaaataatccgTTTTACAGTAATTTCTACTCTTACGCAGGTCTCTGCTGTTGTTCTTAAAGAATTATTCGACTTTTTTTGTGTCCATCTGAGGGCAGTGTTAGTGTGACTTTATCTCAAAGGGCCCTTTGACCTTCGGCTGATGACACTGCCgacctttcagctgcttcaacCTCTTAAGCAAACAAAGGGGGCGTGGCCCCAAGCATGGCGCGATCCGTGTCAAACATCTGATTGGCCGAGAGAGCAACGGACCAAAGTCAAACTCTTACGGTCGCGTCAGCGTTAACGAGAGTATTTAAACTCGTGCAGgatctttatttgttgttttctgatatTACTGAGGTTTTGGTAGCATAATGATGCAGAGTTTAATATTTAGTATTCATTGGCTTCGTAAAGTGTTGGTTATTTTATTGCGTTTTGGAACGACGGATTAAAGTGAGCCGCTGGCTAAACGTGGAACAGCGCCTAAAGTGTTCAACAGCTGATCACAGATAATTTATTACAGTGAAGTCGTTAAACGGACAACagtttagcaaacacaaaaaaatggctccaactctgaattttacagatactgagctaaaatttggcgtggtagtagctgagagtcattcgcaacacgTACAACAAGAACTGACGGATTGTGACAGATACGGGAACACTGCGTGAGATTGTGCTGAATCttgattttcaaggtttaatcaAAACGGTCAGAACTTCATCCTCTCTTAgcatgattttagtctaaactgCTGACAGGGAAGGTGGTTTGCGagaagcatttctttaaggcgggggtggccaatcctggtcctcgagggccactatcctgcatgtgttacttgtttccctgctccaacacacctgattctgtggtttaattacctcttcatgtctgcagaagcctgttaatcactcattgattcaaatcaggtgcgttggagcagagaaacaagtaaaacatgcaggatagtggccctcgaggaccaggactggagaccactggtctaaACTTTGAGACGCatttaaagtagttttaaagcttctttttttcctgtcttcccTGCAAATAAACATTACTGAGGTTTCTGATACCTGGACGGCTCTCCCTGTGAACCAGGATCCGGTGGCTCCACTCAGGAACGTCCTGGTCTGGTTGAGCCGGATGAGACCTTTGTGGTACTGAAGGGCCACCCGAGCCGTGACACCTGAGCCGGTGGGGCTGCGGTCCACCTGAGGACACAACATTTAAGCCACTTAAGCAAATTACTAACTCACCAAAAAACAACCTTTCTGGTTCTGttgcttttacatttaaactacttatattagatatttttatatttctctaaTAAATAGTAAATAACTTCATGTGTAGTTGACTGGATCAATGAAAAAGGTTCCTGAATCCTTATCAGAGGCTCTGCTGGTTCAGTCCAGTTATACATTTGTTAGTTCAGGAAACTGCTATGAATATgatataaaaaagagaaaatctgaCACTTTTTTTGTGATACAGCTCATAAAATCCTGTGAAGCTGATCTGTGACAGATTCTAGCTGCTGGTTGTGAAGCACAGCTGCACGCAgtaacttaaaaataaagttcagctgTTAGTCCTAGAAACTTTGGTGCATTGAACCCGGATGAGTTCAgcctgacagcagctttaagaCAATCCCTGCACGCTACCTGAGCCTCCGCAAACACACAGATGTTGGCAGTGGGTTCAGCTGAGTGCTCGTCTTTGCCGTCGGTGAGGATGGTGCCGTAGAGGAAGGCCAGATCGTCACTGGTGGGATGGTGCAACGTCACCTGCATGAGAGATgataagaaggaaaaacaagGCTGTGAGTGAAGGCCAAAGGTTCGAATCCTGTCCACCTTTGCTCCACAGAAGAAGCTGGACAAAACCCAGAGGAAAAGAGTGCGAGTCACAGCAAAGTCCACGGTGTAGATACCACCAAGTGTAGGTTTACAGGAAGAAGTGTTGCTGGATTTGAAGGTGAAGAAACGAgtaaattagaagaaaaattagaatttattttgttgcagattCAGAAATCTGACCACCTTCCTACCTGAGCTTTGACTGCTTTGGTCACTGCTGTTGCCGCGTCGACAAGATCTCGAGTCCTGGACTTGGTCACATCCAGGCCAAACCTCTGGGCATCCACAAAGGCGTAAAAAGCTCCTCCGTAGCTGATGTCCACCGTCACCTCTCCGAACCCCTCCACCGCCACCGCCACATCTGGTGTAAAGTCATGTCGTCAGTCCTGCAGGATTTAAACCCGCCTGAgaggggaacaaaaacaaaagacaagtcTCCTACCTGTCGCAAAGGCAAACGCCGGCACGCTCAGGAACCTGACTCCACCCGTTCTCCCGTCAGTGTACTCAACGAACGCCTTCACCAGACCACAGGGGCAGTGGATGTTCACCTGTGTCTCCGGTGACTGAGGGTCCTTCACCAGCCTGTAGTCCACGGCGAAGCGTCCCAGCGCGATGACGGCGTGTCCACACATGGTGCTGTAGCCCTCGTTGTGCAGGAAGAGCACGGCCAGGTGGGCGTCGGGGAGCTCGCTGTCCACCACCAGGGCTCCGTACATGTCGTAGTGTCCCCGCGGCTCGAACATCAGCACCCTCCTGAGGTGGTCCAGGTGGTCCCGGGCGTAGCGGCGCTTGGACAGCACGCtgtcacctttgacctctgggTAGCCGCTGACGATGATGCGTAGAGGTTCTCCTCCTGTGTGCATGTCGACCACACAGAGCTCGCCTCCTTCATGGGGTggaagctgcagctccatctcaGAACTGATcgaacagaaagaaaagtcaCTTTTTCAGCCAAAATAGAGACATACAGCTTTCACAGCTCAACTAATAGATTGATTTACAGCATTAAATACACCAAATTTCACTCAGTTTGTCATCTGTTCACCAAATTTATAATTGTGAGGCTTCAATGTTCATATTAAATGAACATTTAGTTTAacttgaaacaacaacaaaagaaaactaactcTGATGACTGCAGGAATGTTGGATTAAACTACATTACTTACAGCAGGAAGGTGTTATTGACAACATGTGGGAACCTTTCAGACAAACTAGTaattcagttttaacatttcacaCACTTATTTCTGCACAGAGCGACTCTTATTCAGCTGACAATGATaggattttaaaagttttgggAACTTTAAAAGTCAACAAATCGTGTAAAACAGTACAACTACGCCAACAAGCAGCGATAATATCATGAATGCAATGCAAAAATCTTTACCTGATCCCGGAGTTTTCAATTTTTGGCGACAAACTCCTGCAAAAATCAGtaagtttatattatttttccTGATTGTTGCCGTTCAACACAGACAGACGCTGAAACCAGCAGCGCGTtggcgccacctgctggtgtgGAGGGCTGGTGAGAAAAAATGGGATTTTATGTActtttgagggggaaaaaatctaCACACTTAACTTCGTATTCATGTATACATACGTACATTTGATCTTTGTTTGACCCTGACCAGTCTTAATTTGATTTGAACTTATAAATAACCTCGTACTGAACCTGAAAATGCCCTAAAAagacttttgttgttgtgaacCTGTCCTGTAACAAAGCTAGTAAGAGATTATTTTACTTTGCTACCAATGGAAAGGGAAAGAAACATCGGAGCTGGCATTAGTGTGTTATCTTTGGGGCAGAATTAGGTGTTTATAGTGATTCAGGGTCTTTGATTTTGTTATTACAGGGGAGCCACCAAAGAGGGGCCAGGGGAGGCCATGGCTAACACTAAAATTTTGCTGGCCCCCCTCACTGCCCACCCCGATCGGACAGAccttttttctgcacatttttaatAGCTATTTGAAACTACTGGAACCTTTTTAATGAACCAGTGCCATGAAGACTGTCATTAACAAGAAAACAGCCAGTGATGAGATATAAATGCAGAGATTTCTGCCtttaataaatgtgatttttatgtgAACTCAAAGTAAACCCCCCGGGGGAACTTTCcctaaaaccttaaaaaaaggtAACTCTACAAAACCCTGTATACGTTTGATTGTTCCTACATTTTCTAatgagactaaaaaaaaaaaccttttgcagaaactagaaaaatttcactttttatgcAAGACAAATGCAAAATACAGACAATATGCAAAAAATACAGCTGACATAAAGACTGTACATCATGCCGTTTGTTTCAGATGACAGTAAAAAGAAACGTATTCTGAGTAAAGAGGAGTATTTGGAAaaggagaagaacaaaagcaacagaagactaatgtggtttttgtgtttaatccCCCAAAAGAAGCCCCATTCAGGTGGatttacagaataaaactgtttctcttTTACCAAATCGAAAGAAAAACGACCGTAAGAACTCCTCGTGTAACTCATGAGGTTAAAGTTTGCATGTTGGAACTTCCAAGGCTTCATATTTACATAAGACAAAGACGTGTTACATAAGAAACCAAACAACAGATGGTGAGCAGGCATCAGTTTTCATTATTCTGGTTCCCTCACATGCATGCTCGGTGGTTAAACATGTCCAAACGAAATGTATTAAATCGACTAACATGCTGACGTCCTCACAGTTCAGACTGAGGTGATTCACAGCCACACAGAGAGTTAAAATGCTACCtatcatcttttaaaacaaattattttacctGAGCAAGTTTACAAGGTGAAATATCCGGTGACTGTGCTGTAATTAGCAGCTAAAATATTCACATCCTTTTCAAGGAAGTTAAGTCCagtattaaagaaataaaaccaaatacgGCATTGCCATGAACGCAGtgctatttcttttttcatgtgcacagggaaattagtttttgaacagttcaacaaataaataaatcagatcaCAAATACTTTTTAATCATCTTCTGGTTCCAGTTTTATCTATTCTTGTACGTGTGATTTATTATCCAACAGTAGTTTGGAGGAAAATCCCTTTAACAGAActataaaacacttttattataATTTCTTCTAAGGAGGCTTTAATTTTGTAAGGCACATATATTGACTTAAACTCCAAAGACAGAGACTTCAGTGAGAacgaacaaataaaacatgagacTGTTAATTATTGTGTTTGAGCGAGCGTCACTGAGCTCTGTTCTGTACACATTAATAAAGATGCTTTTGCTTTCAGTGAAACACGAGCAGGTAAACGTCTTTGAGAGAATAAAACCCTGAaggggatttttaaaaaaaagaagtaaatctACAGGTTGACCTCAAAGAAATGAGGCTGAATCCCATTTCACAGTCCTTCTTGTGATGTAAAGCGAAGGGGGAAAGAGCGGGgagtttttaacctttaaagacaaaacctgGGGAggagcacattttaaaatgaaggtaAACGAGTTGCCTTGGAAACGAGGTGAGGAGCTTCATCAACCGAAGGGAGCTTGGAGTAGAACCACTGCGCCTCCACGCAAACAGAAATctgctgagggaggaggaggagacccCGAGAAACACCCAGAATTAGCTGCAGGGAATAAATATCCTCTCTACTCTGGGAATCCCTCCAGGAGGCGCTGGAGAAATGGATgtttgggtttccctcctggacctgttgcctccgtgacccgaccacagataagtggaGAAGCTGGACGGTCGATGAGTATCTTCTTTATTCAAAAAGGTTACTGTCACAAGTTTTATGTATTGCAACGTATATCTGGTATCACATCTTTAACTAACTTAAAAAATGGTGAACATAGCATCATAtttcagcataaaaaacaaTGGTTTATGAGAGTCTGTTGTTGATAACTCAGTACGCCATCAGTTGTTGCCAAATCCTTTTACGTAAACAGATGTAAAGTTATATGCCCATATATGGAGTGTAAAACTAGGTCTTTAAGAAGGTTGCAGTGAACTGTTTTAAGATTCAgcttaaatgtaaagaaatattgtttttatctatttGGAACAATTCCTTGATTAACTCTGCTGGCGACATGATTTGACCCAAATAGAAGATAATAAAGTACCACAGTACCTTCCTGAGCCACCCTGTTTGTAGCAGCCAGTTTTAGGGGGCGGAGTCTGTGGCAGGGACTCTTTTTTggggggcggggcttagagGATAGAGAGAGGAAGGCAGGgtaattgtattttttccaACCCTATAAGTGTCTCCAAACCAAGTGACAGAGTAGTTTTATATCAGAGGTTTTGTGATGGTTTTAGACACTTAAATGCCTTCAAGAAGCATTTTTCCCCATATTATGTCTCCGTTAACTCAAAGTTTGTTTCCTCAGGTAAGCATGTTTCAGCAAGCACCTTCATCAGAGTATTTTACATGAGATTTGTAACCTGCACCTAAATGTCCAGGCATTATTTTAACTTCTTTGTTcattatttgtctttgtttgcattCTCAAACGCAGCCGTAAAAACGTCTGATATGTTAAAGTTCTACTAAATCCCTGGAATCTGATGCTAACCTTACTCTCTTTTTTCAGCATGCAGTCaagtttttaatgagaaatgtCTTTAGGGTCAGCAGGACATGCAGGTTGCTTATCTATGTCTGTTTTTCATGTCATTCCTGAGTGAATTCAAAAGTCTCCTCTTCTGCTTTGGGTGCAACAAGTCTGGAAACGCTGCCTGAGTTGTGCCGTTTTATTCTCGGCTTCGAAGGCGTCGGAGGCAGCGAGAGTCTGCGCTTCATCGACAGCAGCCTGAGGATCTCGCTCACCTGCGACTCCAGCAGCGACAGCCGGCTGCTCAGTTTCCTAATGTCTGCTTTCAGCTCCAGCTTGGCCTCATGCAGCGTCACTTGAAGCAGGGACTGTTCGGACACCGGCTGGAGGAAGGACGGCCTCATGGAGACCTCGGTGTAAACCCCGAGGCCGTGCTCGAACGGGCTCCTCTCCAGCGGACTCCTTTCCATCGGGCTTCGCTCGAAGGAGCTCCTCGAGTCTCCGGCCCGATCGATGCGCAGGTCGCTCTTTGTGATGCCGCTGTCGCAGGAGTCGGTCTTGTGCAGGACGCTTGTTTCTTCTCCTGCCTCTCCTGCTGTGTTTCCTCCCACCTGTCCGCTCTCGTCTGACTCCTGGTGCTTCTTGGCAGCTCCACACTCCTCCGAGGCCTGCGGCGCGTTTGGCCACTCCTCTGCTTTCTGCGTCTGCTTCTCCTGCTCGACGGCAGGGAGTGACGGTTCGGCAGACATGGCGCTCCTAAATTTTGCCCACCCTCGAACACTTCTGCCACTGTTAACGAGACCTGCGGCTCCCTCTGCACCGGCACCACCGCTGCCCCTCTGACACGGCCTTGGTTTAGACTCCACAGTTACTTGCGTGCAGCTTTGCTCCGACATTCCAGCATCCATAAACGCCTGCTGAGGCATCGCCATGCCGCTCACGCTCCCTCTCCCCGCGGagggtttgttgttgtgctccTGCTGCTGGGAGGGCACCGTCTGACGCTGATTGCAGGGGTTCGAGTCGGTGTGCGGGTGGTGCTCCGGCTCCACCTGCACACAGTTCTGATCCAAGGCCTGCGAGTCTCTCTGCTGCTTGAACCTCTGGAACAACTTGCGAACGGGGTGGTCCTCTGGGATGGAGAGCGCCACCTCGCTCTTCTGACGCTCCTTCTCCCTCTTCACATCAGCAATCTTTCTGAAAATCACCTGAAAAAAACCCCCCAGAAAGTCTGTGTATGAAGAAAGCGATAATTTGACTGCCTCGCACATGAGAACCTGTTACAGCCGCTTTAATAAtctctttattttcacttctgtcGGTCTTCATCTCAGTGAATCAGTTGCACACACAGTACCGTACAACTTCTATGAGTGAGCATGTTGCTCCAGTGTGTGAATGGACGAAATGCAGAGAAATATATTCTTATTAGCTTGATTGCTGATAGCAGTTGAACTGGTCACTGAGGACAACAGCAAATCTGCTAATTTCCCCAAATTCTGCAGCACATTTTTACAGGCAAAGGTTGAAGAGATGagcaaacaattaaacaaaacatgcaatgatttgcaaaccgTTCAACTATAAAAAGTAAGTGTTTGCTTTCATATTTTATCAACATATGATTAAGGTGTCAGT from Kryptolebias marmoratus isolate JLee-2015 linkage group LG19, ASM164957v2, whole genome shotgun sequence carries:
- the LOC108240087 gene encoding trans-L-3-hydroxyproline dehydratase produces the protein MELQLPPHEGGELCVVDMHTGGEPLRIIVSGYPEVKGDSVLSKRRYARDHLDHLRRVLMFEPRGHYDMYGALVVDSELPDAHLAVLFLHNEGYSTMCGHAVIALGRFAVDYRLVKDPQSPETQVNIHCPCGLVKAFVEYTDGRTGGVRFLSVPAFAFATDVAVAVEGFGEVTVDISYGGAFYAFVDAQRFGLDVTKSRTRDLVDAATAVTKAVKAQVTLHHPTSDDLAFLYGTILTDGKDEHSAEPTANICVFAEAQVDRSPTGSGVTARVALQYHKGLIRLNQTRTFLSGATGSWFTGRAVQEMACGDFRAVVVEVAGRAFYTGVSRFVQEPEDELKHGFLLK